Below is a window of Leifsonia sp. NPDC080035 DNA.
TTCGCCGAGGAGATCATCCTCTGGAACACCCGCGAGTTCGGCTTCGTCACGCTCGACGACTCCTACTCCACGGGGTCCTCGATCATGCCGCAGAAGAAGAACCCGGACATCGCGGAGCTCGCCCGCGGCAAGTCCGGCCGCCTGATCGGCAACCTCACCGGCCTCCTCACGACGCTGAAGGGCCTGCCCCTCGCGTACAACCGCGACCTGCAGGAGGACAAGGAGCCGGTGTTCGACTCGGTCCGGACGCTGGAGGTCCTGCTCCCCGCGTTCACCGGGATGGTCGCCACCCTGCGCTTCCACACCGACCGGATGGCCGAGCTCGCCCCGCAGGGCTTCTCGCTCGCGACGGACGTCGCCGAGTGGCTGGTGAAGCAGCACGTCCCGTTCCGCAACGCCCACGAGATCACGGGCAGCCTGGTGCGCTTCGCCGAGGACAACGGGCTGGAGCTGCACGAGGTCTCGGACGAGCAGCTCGCCGCGATCGACCCGCTGCTGACGCCGGAGGTGCGCAGTGTGCTCACCGTCGAGGGCTCGGTGGCGAGCCGTGCCGGGGCCGGTGGGACGGCGCCCGAGCGCGTGCAGGAGCAGCTCGCGGCGCTCACCGAGCGGGTGCGGGCGGTCGCGGGCGGGTTCGCCGCCGCGCGCCGGGACCTCGTCTGACGACCCCGGATCCGACGTGACGCTCTACCGCCCCGAGCGCGACGCCTTCCTGGCGTCGTCGATCGAGGTCGCCCCGAGGCTGCTCGGGGCGGTGCTCCGGCACGAGTCTCCCGAGGGCGCCGTCGCCGTGCGCATCACCGAGGTGGAGGCGTACATCGGCGACGGCCTCGACCCCGGTTCGCACGCGTTCCGGGGGCGCACCAAGCGCAACGCGGTGATGTACGGCGAGCCCGGTCACCTCTACGCGTACTTCACCTACGGCATGCACGTGTGCGCCAACGTGGTCTGCTCGCCGGAGGGCGAGGCGTCCGCGGTGCTGCTGCGCGCGGGCGAGGTGGTCGAGGGGGAGGAGCTCGCCGCGCACCGGCGCGCGGGCGTGACCGGCCGGGCGATCCCGCACCGGGACCTCGCGCGCGGTCCCGCGCGGCTGGTGGTCGCCGCCGGGCTGAGCCTCGCCGACGATGGCGCCGACCTCTTCGCCGCTCCCTTCGAGCTGCTGCTCCCCGCGGTCCAGGCCGAGTACGCGACGGGGCCGCGCACCGGCGTGTCCGGCCCGGGCGGCGGCGGGGCGTTCCCCTGGCGCTACTGGCTGCCGGGGGACCCGACGGTCTCGCCGTACAAGCGGCACCCGAAGTCCCACGACTGAGTCCTCGCCGGACCGCCGCGGGAAGGGAGGACATCCCCGCCGATTCGGCGGTCGGGGTCCTCCCTTTCCCGCATTCCGCGGCGAGGTGCGCTGAGGATCCTCCCTCCCCGACGCGCTGTGTACGGCGGACGCTCTCCACAGATCTCGGATCGGGCCGTGGGCGGGATGTCCACGGCGTTACCGTCGACTCTCGACCGAGAGGAGCGAGCCGCATGGAGTCGATCGGGGGAGCGTCGTCCACCGTTCAGGCGGGTGCCGTCGTCGCCGTCCTGACGTTCGCGTACCTTGCCGTCGCCAGTGTCCGGCTGGCACGGGCCGACCTGCGCCGGCACGTCCTGCCGAACGCGATCGTCGTCCCTGCGTTCCTCGTCGGGGCGGTCGGCCTGTCCGCTTCCGCCGTACTCGCCGGCGCTCCGGCCCGGCTGGCCGTCGCGGGGGCGGGCGCCGTCGGGATGTTCGTGCTGTACCTGGTGCTGGCGGGCCCGGGAGGCATGGGGTTCGGGGATGTGAAGCTCGCGGGTGTTCTCGGGCTCTTCCTCGGCTATCTCGGCTGGACACCCCTCGTGGTCGGCGCCGTCGCCGCGTTCGTGCTCGGCGGCGGCTACGCGATGCTGCTGCTGGG
It encodes the following:
- a CDS encoding DNA-3-methyladenine glycosylase, which gives rise to MTLYRPERDAFLASSIEVAPRLLGAVLRHESPEGAVAVRITEVEAYIGDGLDPGSHAFRGRTKRNAVMYGEPGHLYAYFTYGMHVCANVVCSPEGEASAVLLRAGEVVEGEELAAHRRAGVTGRAIPHRDLARGPARLVVAAGLSLADDGADLFAAPFELLLPAVQAEYATGPRTGVSGPGGGGAFPWRYWLPGDPTVSPYKRHPKSHD
- a CDS encoding A24 family peptidase codes for the protein MESIGGASSTVQAGAVVAVLTFAYLAVASVRLARADLRRHVLPNAIVVPAFLVGAVGLSASAVLAGAPARLAVAGAGAVGMFVLYLVLAGPGGMGFGDVKLAGVLGLFLGYLGWTPLVVGAVAAFVLGGGYAMLLLGARRATGDSGIPFGPWMLAGAWLAIVAAPVLRVPILDSG